The proteins below come from a single Gammaproteobacteria bacterium genomic window:
- the trxB gene encoding thioredoxin-disulfide reductase: MAQHHPLIILGSGPAGYAAAVYAARANLHPVVITGLQQGGQLMTTTEVDNWPGDVEGLQGPDLMARMQKHAERFETQIVFDHIHTVNLQQRPFHLLGDAEEYTCDALIITTGASAKYLGIPSEEAFKGKGVSACATCDGFFYKNQDVAVIGGGNTAVEEALYLSNIAKTVTLVHRRDKLKSEKILIDKLMKKTQNGNIRVEWFHTLDEVLGDPSGVTGMRIKNTQTGQTKNIAVTGVFIAIGHTPNTAIFEGQLEMQHGYLRVKGGSEGNATATSIPGVFAAGDVADSVYRQAITSAGTGCMAALDAEKYLDQLQK; the protein is encoded by the coding sequence ATGGCACAACATCATCCACTGATTATCTTAGGCTCAGGCCCAGCCGGTTACGCAGCCGCAGTTTACGCTGCCCGCGCCAATCTACATCCGGTCGTTATTACCGGCCTACAACAGGGCGGCCAGCTCATGACAACCACCGAAGTCGATAATTGGCCAGGCGATGTTGAAGGCTTACAAGGGCCTGATTTAATGGCACGCATGCAAAAACACGCAGAACGCTTTGAAACTCAAATTGTTTTTGATCACATCCATACAGTGAATTTACAACAACGCCCTTTTCATTTGCTAGGCGATGCTGAAGAATACACGTGCGATGCTCTAATCATTACCACAGGCGCCAGTGCAAAATATCTGGGCATTCCCTCGGAGGAAGCTTTCAAAGGCAAAGGCGTATCTGCCTGCGCCACTTGTGATGGATTTTTTTATAAAAATCAAGATGTTGCTGTTATTGGTGGAGGAAACACTGCCGTTGAAGAAGCCCTTTATTTATCCAATATTGCCAAAACGGTCACCCTGGTGCATCGACGTGACAAGCTGAAAAGCGAGAAAATTTTGATCGATAAATTAATGAAAAAAACCCAGAACGGCAATATTCGCGTTGAATGGTTCCATACTTTAGATGAAGTTCTTGGCGACCCTAGCGGCGTTACTGGAATGAGAATAAAAAATACTCAAACTGGCCAAACAAAAAATATTGCAGTGACTGGCGTGTTTATCGCCATAGGCCACACTCCGAACACGGCTATTTTTGAAGGGCAATTGGAAATGCAACACGGCTACTTGCGAGTCAAAGGCGGTTCAGAAGGCAATGCTACCGCTACTAGCATTCCAGGCGTTTTTGCTGCCGGTGACGTGGCGGATTCTGTTTATCGACAAGCCATTACTTCAGCAGGAACCGGTTGTATGGCTGCATTAGATGCGGAAAAATATCTGGATCAGTTACAAAAATAG
- a CDS encoding AAA family ATPase has protein sequence MCLAERLLINYINRDFKSKNNEDGEEGESNSGGRADLKTQLSHKRPRISPITEEEIDQEDEQKSPLERFTINLNQRAKQGSIDVLIGREEEIERTIQILSRRRKNNPLLVGEAGVGKTAIAEGLAIMIVEKKVPKILAGSIVYALDLGALLAGTKYRGDFEKRLKAVLRNLKEQPQSILFIDEIHTIIGAGAASGGVMDVSNLIKPLLASGELTCIGATTYQEYRNIFEKDHALARRYQKIDIKEPTIEQTLNILKGLKAKFEEHHCVRYTLKALQTAVELSAKYITDRQLPDKAIDVVDEAGAYQNLLPESKRKKMITAEDIEMVIAKIAHIPPQKVSSSDKEQLKTLVHNLKTLVFGQDGAIEALGSAIKLARSGLRDEKKPIGSFLFAGPTGVGKTEVAKQLSDILGIKLVRFDMSEYMERHSVSRLIGAPPGYVGYEQSGLLTELVHQNPHCVLLLDEIEKAHPDIFNLLLQVMDHGKLTDNNGREADFRHVILVMTSNCGAETLQRSSMGFSKQDHRTDQMSAINTAFTPEFRNRLDAVIQFNPLDEKTINNVVTKFLMELEVLLERKNVEFVVDQEARSWLAKHGYDPLMGARPMARLIQEKIKKPLAEDLLFGDLVSGGKVAVTVSNDELKLKVNALAYVD, from the coding sequence ATGTGCTTGGCCGAACGCTTACTTATTAACTATATTAATCGAGATTTTAAATCAAAAAATAATGAAGATGGAGAAGAGGGCGAAAGTAACTCTGGAGGCAGGGCGGATTTGAAAACGCAGCTGTCACATAAAAGACCGCGAATTAGTCCAATTACTGAAGAAGAAATTGATCAAGAAGATGAACAGAAAAGTCCGTTAGAACGTTTTACTATTAACTTAAATCAACGCGCCAAACAAGGAAGCATTGATGTTTTAATTGGTCGTGAAGAGGAGATAGAAAGAACCATTCAAATACTATCTCGTCGCAGAAAAAATAATCCACTATTAGTAGGCGAAGCTGGCGTTGGAAAAACTGCTATTGCTGAAGGCCTTGCAATAATGATTGTAGAGAAAAAAGTACCTAAAATTCTGGCGGGTAGTATTGTTTATGCTTTAGATTTAGGGGCATTGTTAGCAGGAACTAAATATCGCGGAGATTTTGAAAAGCGCTTAAAAGCAGTATTGCGCAATTTAAAAGAGCAGCCTCAATCAATATTATTTATCGACGAAATTCATACTATCATTGGCGCAGGTGCTGCTTCTGGTGGTGTTATGGACGTTTCAAATTTAATTAAACCTTTGCTTGCTTCTGGTGAGCTCACTTGTATTGGGGCAACAACGTATCAAGAATATAGAAATATTTTTGAAAAAGACCATGCGCTTGCAAGACGTTATCAAAAAATAGATATTAAAGAGCCCACTATCGAACAAACGCTTAATATTTTAAAAGGATTAAAAGCGAAGTTTGAGGAGCATCATTGTGTTCGTTACACCCTAAAAGCGTTGCAAACAGCGGTTGAATTATCGGCTAAATATATTACTGATCGCCAACTGCCTGACAAAGCGATTGATGTCGTTGATGAAGCGGGAGCGTATCAAAACTTACTGCCTGAGTCTAAGCGCAAAAAAATGATTACTGCTGAAGACATTGAGATGGTGATTGCAAAAATTGCGCATATTCCCCCGCAAAAAGTTTCTTCATCCGATAAAGAGCAGTTAAAGACATTGGTTCATAACCTAAAAACTTTGGTGTTTGGTCAAGATGGTGCTATTGAGGCGTTAGGCTCAGCGATTAAACTGGCGCGTTCAGGTTTGCGCGATGAGAAAAAGCCAATTGGTTCATTTTTATTTGCAGGTCCAACAGGTGTGGGTAAAACAGAAGTTGCGAAACAACTTTCTGACATTCTTGGAATAAAATTAGTACGTTTTGATATGTCAGAATATATGGAACGACATTCAGTATCACGTTTAATTGGCGCGCCTCCAGGGTATGTCGGTTATGAGCAATCTGGCTTATTAACTGAGTTGGTGCATCAGAATCCGCATTGTGTGTTGTTATTAGATGAAATTGAAAAAGCACATCCGGATATTTTTAATCTTTTGTTGCAAGTCATGGATCATGGAAAATTAACGGATAACAATGGTCGTGAGGCAGACTTTAGGCACGTAATTTTAGTGATGACGTCTAATTGTGGCGCAGAAACATTGCAACGTAGTTCTATGGGGTTTAGCAAGCAGGATCATCGTACCGATCAAATGTCTGCGATTAATACGGCGTTTACGCCTGAATTCAGAAATCGTTTGGATGCAGTGATTCAATTTAATCCTTTGGATGAGAAAACGATTAATAATGTGGTGACTAAATTTTTAATGGAGCTAGAAGTTTTGCTTGAGAGAAAGAATGTTGAGTTTGTTGTAGATCAAGAAGCAAGGTCATGGTTAGCAAAACATGGTTACGATCCTTTGATGGGCGCAAGGCCGATGGCGCGTTTAATTCAAGAAAAAATCAAAAAACCATTAGCAGAAGATCTATTATTTGGTGATTTGGTGAGTGGCGGAAAGGTGGCTGTCACAGTTTCTAATGACGAGCTTAAATTAAAAGTCAATGCCTTGGCGTATGTTGATTAA
- a CDS encoding nucleotidyltransferase domain-containing protein: protein MDVSSSAYLQQAKHIVTQQLAKHRVDAYLFGSRAKGTATRYSDIDIALLPKAPIPAILASDLKEALEESTIPYYVDVVDLSTVSENFRKKVLQEGILWHDSSKNK from the coding sequence ATAGATGTGAGTTCAAGCGCTTATCTACAACAAGCAAAACACATCGTCACTCAACAATTGGCGAAACATAGGGTTGACGCTTATTTATTTGGCTCTCGTGCAAAGGGTACGGCGACACGGTATTCAGATATTGATATTGCATTACTACCTAAAGCACCTATTCCCGCTATCCTTGCTTCTGACTTGAAAGAGGCGCTTGAAGAATCCACTATACCTTATTATGTGGATGTGGTTGACCTATCAACAGTCAGCGAAAATTTTCGTAAAAAAGTACTACAAGAAGGTATTTTATGGCACGACTCCTCGAAAAACAAATAA
- a CDS encoding HI0074 family nucleotidyltransferase substrate-binding subunit gives MARLLEKQITAQRALQRFSEILQEEKNTITRDAAIQRFEFTFEAVWKYVQYYLKTNEGLDLASPKAVIRASFQLGFLDENQTETAIRMTDDRNLTSHTYDEALAESIYTHLATYHPLLTHWFARVSLSTHI, from the coding sequence ATGGCACGACTCCTCGAAAAACAAATAACCGCACAACGAGCGCTACAACGCTTCTCAGAGATTCTTCAAGAGGAAAAAAATACTATTACACGAGATGCGGCGATTCAACGTTTTGAATTCACTTTTGAGGCGGTATGGAAATATGTTCAATATTACCTAAAAACTAACGAAGGCTTAGACCTTGCTTCTCCTAAGGCCGTAATCCGTGCTTCTTTTCAGCTGGGTTTTCTTGATGAAAACCAAACTGAAACCGCTATTCGCATGACAGATGACAGAAACCTGACAAGTCATACGTATGATGAGGCGCTCGCAGAATCTATTTATACGCATCTTGCCACTTATCATCCTTTATTAACTCACTGGTTTGCACGCGTCTCTCTTTCGACACACATCTGA
- the infA gene encoding translation initiation factor IF-1 → MAKEEHLEMNGKVIDTLPNTMFRVQLENGHVVIAHISGKMRKNYIRILTGDIVTVEMTPYDLSKGRITYRSKDNKMPEKTEIEKEKT, encoded by the coding sequence ATGGCAAAAGAAGAACACTTAGAAATGAACGGCAAGGTTATCGACACCTTGCCTAATACCATGTTTCGCGTTCAACTCGAAAACGGGCACGTTGTTATTGCCCATATTTCCGGAAAAATGCGTAAAAATTACATACGCATTCTTACCGGCGATATCGTGACGGTTGAAATGACGCCTTATGATCTCAGCAAAGGTCGCATTACTTATCGCAGTAAAGATAACAAAATGCCTGAAAAAACTGAAATCGAAAAAGAAAAAACTTAA